In Bacteroidota bacterium, the following proteins share a genomic window:
- a CDS encoding abortive infection family protein — translation MKQTKNILKQLETQYLNIEYYHTIVEKIEENVLSNPDIAIESCKSLFEGLGKFIILNIDKSLNFNVVDNFKYKRAISKAVELLETRDPEFESDFSKKLLDVLDLIGNIRNDRGDISHGRLALKPETSDNHFSNFVMVLTDSFASYLLISFLECLFQKNWHTRTTLSLINGSTTKIQWVI, via the coding sequence TTGAAACAGACTAAAAACATATTAAAGCAATTAGAAACTCAATATTTAAATATAGAGTATTACCACACAATTGTAGAAAAAATAGAGGAGAATGTCCTTTCAAATCCTGACATAGCAATTGAAAGTTGTAAATCATTATTTGAAGGTTTGGGAAAGTTTATTATTCTAAACATTGATAAAAGTCTAAATTTTAACGTAGTAGATAATTTTAAATACAAAAGAGCAATTTCTAAAGCGGTAGAACTATTAGAAACAAGAGACCCTGAATTTGAATCTGACTTTTCAAAGAAGCTTTTAGATGTTTTGGATTTAATAGGAAATATTAGAAATGATAGAGGTGATATTTCACACGGAAGATTAGCACTAAAACCAGAAACAAGTGATAACCACTTTTCAAATTTTGTTATGGTATTGACTGATTCCTTTGCTTCCTATTTGCTAATTTCTTTTCTAGAATGTCTGTTCCAAAAGAATTGGCATACGAGGACAACACTGAGTTTAATAAATGGCTCGACAACGAAAATCCAATGGGTAATTTAA